CCACCAGATTCAGCAACGTGAACTGCGCCTGCATATCGGTCGGGAACGCCGGGTGCGGCGCGGTACGGACATTCACCGCCTTAGGCCGTTTGCCGTGCATATCCAGGCTTATCCAGTCCTCGCCAGTCTCAATATCTGCACCAGCGTCACGCAGTTTCGCCAGTACCGCATCCAGCGTATCCGGCTGCGCGTTGCGGCAGATGATTTTGCCGCGGGAGATCGCTGCTGCCACCAGGAAAGTGCCCGTTTCAATACGATCCGGCAGAACGCGATAGACGCCGCCGCCCAGACGCTCTACCCCCTCAATCGTAATACGATCGGTGCCCTGGCCCGTAATCTTCGCGCCCAGAGCAATCAGGAAGTTCGCCGTATCGACGATTTCCGGCTCACGTGCAGCATTTTCGATGATGGTCGTGCCTTCGGCCAGCGTAGCGGCGCACATGATGGTTACCGTCGCGCCAACGCTGACTTTATCCATGACAATGTGCGCACCTTTCAGGCGACCATCAACGGACGCCTTCACATAGCCCTCTTCCAGCTTGATGGTTGCACCCAACTGTTCCAGACCCGTAATGTGCAGATCAACCGGACGCGCGCCGATAGTACAGCCCCCCGGCAGGGAAACTTGTCCCTGGCCAAAACGCGCAACCAGCGGCCCCAGCGCCCAGATCGAGGCGCGCATAGTTTTGACCAGATCATACGGCGCGCAGAACACGTTCACCTGGCTGGCGTCAATATGTACTGACCCATTGCGTTCCACTTTCGCCCCTAACTGGCTCAGGAGTTTCATTGACGTATCTACGTCTTTCAGTTTCGGAACGTTTTGGATCTCTACCGGCTCTTCTGCCAGCAGTGCGGCGAAAAGGATCGGCAGCGCGGCGTTTTTGGCGCCGGAAATTGTGACTTCGCCCTGGAGCGTCGTTGGCCCCTGTACACGAAATTTATCCATTATTGTATTCTCAGTTAAGCATTCACTTCGCTACCGGTAGGCTACCCGTAGCTTAAAATCCGTTAAGTTTACGATCGCGCGCCCATTCTGCCGGGGTATACGCCTTAATCGATACGGCATGGATACGGTTGTCCGCAATGTACTCCATCAGCGGGCCATAGACCGTTTGTTGTTTCTTGACCCGGCTCATGCCATCAAACATCTCACCCACGGCGATAACCTGAAAGTGACTGCCATCGCCGGAGACGTGGACTTCCTGGAGAGAAAGAGCGTTCATCAGCACACTCTGAATTTCATGATTTTCCATGGGATCTTTATTCATCAAATAGTGAAAACAGCCCAACATCTTAGAGCAAAGTGGCGCCGTCTTAAATAAGCAAAAAGCCTTGCTGATAAATCAGGCAAGGCTCTGGTAGAGGCCCCCCCCGCGGAGGGGTGCCGGACGGCAGCGCAACCGTCTGATCCGGCCTACAAAATTAACGTGGTAAGACGTCGTCCGGCAGATTGTAAAGTTTCGCCAGCGCATAGACCTTGTCGTTAACTCCAGACAATGATACGGCATTACCCTGCTTTTTGGCCTGGTCCACAAGGTGGACCAGCAACGCCAGGCCCCCCGTATCCACCCTGGAGATTTGGCTCAGGTCGATACGGGTCACCCCCCGCATCGCCTCTACGCGCGCATCCCATAGCGGCGTCAATACGTCCTGATCCAGCTCTCCTGCCAACATCAGGGTGCCCGCTTCACGCGTCCAGGTGAGTTGCGGCGTCATTACTTTTTCTCGTCCAGAGTGATTTTCTGTTGAGAAATAGACTTCAACTGTGCGGTAAGGCCGTCGATGCCTTTAGTACGCAACAGGTCGCTCCACTCATTTTGCTTGGTGGTAATCATGCTGACGCCTTCTGCAATCATGTCATACGCCTGCCAGTTGCCGGTCTGGGAATTTTTACGCCACTGGAAGTCCAGGCGTACCGGCGGACGACCATTTGGATCGATAATCGTGACGCGGATCGGCACAATAGTGGCATCGCCCAGCGGCTGCTCCGGGGCTATCTGGTAAGTCTGACCGTGATACATCGCCAGTGCCTGACCGTACGCCTGTTTCAGGTACTCACGAAACGCCGCGAAATAGGCCTCACGCTGCGCCGGAGTCGCCTCTTTGTAGTAGCGGCCCAGTACCAGCGCGCCGGCATATTTCACCTGCACGTACGGCAGCAGTTCCTGATCAACGATATCGCGCAGGTAGTCCGGGTTAGCGCGAATTTTCGGCTGTTCATTTTTCAGGCGATCGAAGGTTTTCTGTGCCGCCTCATTCATCAGTTTATAAGGATTGCTCTGATCCGCTGCGGTTGCTGCGCTTAATGGCGCGATGACCAGCAGGGCCACCATCATCAGTCGTTTAAACATGCCTTGATTCTCCTGAGATTATTTCGTTGCGCCCGCAGGCGTTGTGGCTTCAGTATTGCCTTCCGTTGCGGCTGGCGCATCGCCAGAATTCTTATTATCGTCGCCTTTACTGTTGTAAAGGAACTGACCAATCATATCTTCCAGCACCATTGCAGATTTAGTGTCCTGAATCGTACTCCCCTCTTTGAGGATAGACGTTCCCAGCTCAGGATCTTCAAAACCGACGTTTAATGCCAGATATTGCTCCCCCAGTAGACCGGAAGTACGGATACTCAGGGAACTGGTATCGGGAATATGGTTATAACGCTCTTCGATGTCGAGCGTTACGCGTGGCAGGTACGTTTTCGGATCAAGCGAGATATCTTCAACCCGTCCGACCACTACTCCGCCGATGCGCACGGGGGAGCGTACTTTTAAACCGCCGATGTTGTCGAAGGTCGCATAAACCTTATAGGTTGGCTCCGTACGCATAGAGGTCACATTTGCCGCCTTCAGGCAAACAAATAGCGCCGCCAGCAACGCCACCAGCAAAAAAACGCCTACCCAAATTTCATTTTTTTTCGTTTGCATGAACTCAATTCCCAAACATCAGTGCGGTCAGTACAAAATCCAGCCCCAGAACGGCCAACGATGCGTGAACCACGGTTCGCGTCGTTGCCCGGCTAATTCCGGCAGAAGTCGGAATTGCGTCATAGCCGTTAAATAACGCAATCCATGTTACCGTAATGGCGAACACCACGCTCTTTATCAGACAGTTCACCAGGTCCATACGCCAGTCGACGGCATTCTGCATCGCGGACCAGAAGAACCCGGCGTCGATTCCCTTCCAGCTTACGCCGACCAGCGAACCGCCCCAGATACCGACCGCCACAAAGATAATGGTCAGTAGCGGCAAAGAAATCACCCCCGCCCAAAAGCGCGGCGAAATCACCCGGCGCAATGGATCGACCGCCATCATTTCCATGCTGGAAAGCTGCTCCGTCGCTCGCATCAGGCCGATTTCCGCCGTCAGCGCCGACCCGGCCCGCCCGGCAAACAGCAACGCCGCGACGACCGGCCCCAGCTCGCGCAGTAACGAGAGCGCGACTAACATGCCAAGGCTGGTCTCCGCGCTGTAGGTGGTCAGAACCAGATAGCCCTGCAGCCCCAGTACCATGCCGATGAATACGCCGGAGACAATAATGATAAGCATCGACAAGACGCCCACATTATAAAGCTGGCGCACCAGCAGCGGCGCATGTTTGCGAAACTCCGGCTTACCGATGACCGCATTGAATAACATTAATCCGGCGCGCCCGAACGTCCTGACGGTTTTGATCCCGCTATGTCCGAGTGATGCCAGCGCATTTAACAGCATGAGTGGCTTAACTCCCTGTTTCGAGTAAATCAAGGTGATAGTCGCCCGCCGGATAGCGGAACGGAACCGGCCCGTCGGCAATGCCGTCAAGGAACTGACGCACCCGCGGGTCCGTATTCTCCTGCAACGCCTGAGCGCTGCCGTGAGCAACGATTTTTTTGTCTGCCATAATCCAGGCGTGATCCGCAATGCTCAGTACTTCTGGCACATCATGCGACACCACCACGCAGGTAACGCCCAGTGCGCTGTTCAGTTCGGAAATCAGCTTTACCAGAACGCCCATCGTAATCGGGTCCTGGCCGACAAACGGCTCATCGAACATAATGAGATCCGGCTCCAGGGCGATAGCACGCGCCAACGCGGCGCGACGCGCCATCCCGCCGGAAAGCTCGGAAGGCATCAGTTTCGCCGCGCCACGTAGCCCGACAGCTTCCAGTTTCATCATGACGACGCTTTTTAGTAGCGGCGCGGACAAGTTTGTGTGCTCCCGCAACGGATAGGCAACATTGTCAAACACATTCATGTCGGTAAACAGTGCTCCCGACTGAAATAGCATACTCATTCGTTTGCGTACGGTGTAGAGCCGCGAACGGGACATTGCCGGCACGTTCTCGCCATCAAATAAGATCTCGCCCTTATCCGGCGGGATCTGTCCGCCAATCAGACGCAACAGCGTAGTTTTACCGATGCCCGACGGCCCCATGATCGCCGTGATCTTCCCGCGCGGCACCGTCAGGGAAATATTATCGAAAATGCAGCGTTCGCCCCGGGAAAAGCTGACGTCGCGCATATCGACTAAATTTGCCACAGACTGACCCATTGATTCATCCTTCGTATTGCCTTGTTGAGGTAACCATGGCGCTGAATTTAACCATGGGTTCGACATAATTACAGAATATTAACTGACAGGGTTAGCGAAAGCTGGCATTCGTTTTACTTTTTAGCCGCATAAAGTCAAAATTAGGACTTCGTTACAGCTTCCAGATATCCCTTCCAGGGACCGGCGAGTATACCTGAAGAAAGGACTTTAGATGCTTTTAGCGGTGGCGCTACTCATAATTGGTTTGCTTCTGGTGGCTTATGGCGCCGATCGGCTGGTGTTTGCGGCCTCTATTTTATGCCGTACGTTTGGCATCCCTCCGCTGATCATCGGAATGACAGTAGTGAGTATCGGTACCTCGCTGCCGGAAATTATTGTGTCGGCTGCCGCATCGCTGCACGGTCAGCTCGATTTAGCCGTTGGCGCGGCGCTCGGTTCTAATATCACCAATATCTTGCTGATTTTAGGGCTTGCAGCGCTGGTTCGTCCTTTTACCGTGCATTCTGATGTTGTACGTCGTGAATTGCCGTTAATGTTATTCGTTAGCGTAATAGCCGGTTCCGTACTTCATGACGGACAGTTAAGTCGCAGTGATGGTATTTTTCTCCTGCTTCTGGCCGTGCTATGGCTGTTATTCATTGTTAAAATCGCGCGTCTGGCTGAACGACAAGGAAATGACAGCCTTACCCGCGAACAGTTGGCGGAATTGCCGCGAGAAGGTGGGCTTCCCGTCGCGTTCCTGTGGCTGGGCATTGCGCTGATCATCATGCC
The Salmonella bongori NCTC 12419 DNA segment above includes these coding regions:
- the murA gene encoding UDP-N-acetylglucosamine 1-carboxyvinyltransferase, with amino-acid sequence MDKFRVQGPTTLQGEVTISGAKNAALPILFAALLAEEPVEIQNVPKLKDVDTSMKLLSQLGAKVERNGSVHIDASQVNVFCAPYDLVKTMRASIWALGPLVARFGQGQVSLPGGCTIGARPVDLHITGLEQLGATIKLEEGYVKASVDGRLKGAHIVMDKVSVGATVTIMCAATLAEGTTIIENAAREPEIVDTANFLIALGAKITGQGTDRITIEGVERLGGGVYRVLPDRIETGTFLVAAAISRGKIICRNAQPDTLDAVLAKLRDAGADIETGEDWISLDMHGKRPKAVNVRTAPHPAFPTDMQAQFTLLNLVAEGTGFITETVFENRFMHVPELSRMGARAEIESNTVICHGVETLSGAQVMATDLRASASLVLAGCIAEGTTVVDRIYHIDRGYERIEDKLRALGAKIERVKGE
- the ibaG gene encoding BolA family iron metabolism protein IbaG; this translates as MENHEIQSVLMNALSLQEVHVSGDGSHFQVIAVGEMFDGMSRVKKQQTVYGPLMEYIADNRIHAVSIKAYTPAEWARDRKLNGF
- the mlaB gene encoding lipid asymmetry maintenance protein MlaB: MTPQLTWTREAGTLMLAGELDQDVLTPLWDARVEAMRGVTRIDLSQISRVDTGGLALLVHLVDQAKKQGNAVSLSGVNDKVYALAKLYNLPDDVLPR
- the mlaC gene encoding phospholipid-binding protein MlaC, which encodes MFKRLMMVALLVIAPLSAATAADQSNPYKLMNEAAQKTFDRLKNEQPKIRANPDYLRDIVDQELLPYVQVKYAGALVLGRYYKEATPAQREAYFAAFREYLKQAYGQALAMYHGQTYQIAPEQPLGDATIVPIRVTIIDPNGRPPVRLDFQWRKNSQTGNWQAYDMIAEGVSMITTKQNEWSDLLRTKGIDGLTAQLKSISQQKITLDEKK
- the mlaD gene encoding outer membrane lipid asymmetry maintenance protein MlaD, yielding MQTKKNEIWVGVFLLVALLAALFVCLKAANVTSMRTEPTYKVYATFDNIGGLKVRSPVRIGGVVVGRVEDISLDPKTYLPRVTLDIEERYNHIPDTSSLSIRTSGLLGEQYLALNVGFEDPELGTSILKEGSTIQDTKSAMVLEDMIGQFLYNSKGDDNKNSGDAPAATEGNTEATTPAGATK
- the mlaE gene encoding lipid asymmetry maintenance ABC transporter permease subunit MlaE; the encoded protein is MLLNALASLGHSGIKTVRTFGRAGLMLFNAVIGKPEFRKHAPLLVRQLYNVGVLSMLIIIVSGVFIGMVLGLQGYLVLTTYSAETSLGMLVALSLLRELGPVVAALLFAGRAGSALTAEIGLMRATEQLSSMEMMAVDPLRRVISPRFWAGVISLPLLTIIFVAVGIWGGSLVGVSWKGIDAGFFWSAMQNAVDWRMDLVNCLIKSVVFAITVTWIALFNGYDAIPTSAGISRATTRTVVHASLAVLGLDFVLTALMFGN
- the mlaF gene encoding phospholipid ABC transporter ATP-binding protein MlaF, which produces MGQSVANLVDMRDVSFSRGERCIFDNISLTVPRGKITAIMGPSGIGKTTLLRLIGGQIPPDKGEILFDGENVPAMSRSRLYTVRKRMSMLFQSGALFTDMNVFDNVAYPLREHTNLSAPLLKSVVMMKLEAVGLRGAAKLMPSELSGGMARRAALARAIALEPDLIMFDEPFVGQDPITMGVLVKLISELNSALGVTCVVVSHDVPEVLSIADHAWIMADKKIVAHGSAQALQENTDPRVRQFLDGIADGPVPFRYPAGDYHLDLLETGS
- a CDS encoding calcium/sodium antiporter, encoding MLLAVALLIIGLLLVAYGADRLVFAASILCRTFGIPPLIIGMTVVSIGTSLPEIIVSAAASLHGQLDLAVGAALGSNITNILLILGLAALVRPFTVHSDVVRRELPLMLFVSVIAGSVLHDGQLSRSDGIFLLLLAVLWLLFIVKIARLAERQGNDSLTREQLAELPREGGLPVAFLWLGIALIIMPMATRMVIDNATVLANYFAMSELTLGLTVIAVGTSLPELATAIAGVRKGENDIAVGNIIGANIFNLAIVLGLPALIAPGDINPLAFGRDYSVMLLVSVVFALLCWRHPRKIGRGAGILLTGGFIIWLAMLYWLSPLLVG